From a region of the Stenotrophomonas sp. BIO128-Bstrain genome:
- a CDS encoding GDSL-type esterase/lipase family protein, producing the protein MGLPYLALGDSYTIGEGVAPAGRWPTQLAAALRDIGVAVDDPTIIATTGWTTDELEAGIDAGAPQGPFELVSLLIGVNDQYRGRSVDEYRPRFTALLQRALAFAGDRAARVLVLSIPDWGVTPYAVASGRDRVQIGQELDAYNAAAAAICAEHDVAFVDITDLSRQWGGETVMLADDGLHPSAAMYTLWHQRAFEVTRVLWAEPSR; encoded by the coding sequence ATGGGCCTGCCGTATCTGGCGCTGGGCGACTCCTACACGATCGGCGAAGGCGTCGCGCCGGCCGGGCGCTGGCCGACGCAGCTGGCGGCAGCGCTGCGCGACATCGGCGTTGCGGTGGATGATCCGACGATCATCGCCACCACCGGCTGGACCACCGACGAACTTGAAGCCGGCATCGATGCAGGCGCACCGCAGGGGCCGTTCGAGCTGGTGAGCCTGTTGATCGGGGTCAATGATCAATACCGTGGGCGCAGCGTGGACGAGTACCGCCCGCGCTTCACCGCGCTGCTGCAGCGCGCGCTCGCCTTCGCCGGTGACCGTGCCGCGCGGGTGCTGGTGCTCTCGATCCCCGACTGGGGCGTGACCCCGTATGCCGTGGCATCCGGGCGCGACCGCGTGCAGATCGGGCAGGAACTGGATGCCTACAACGCGGCGGCGGCAGCGATCTGCGCCGAGCACGATGTAGCGTTTGTCGACATCACCGACCTGAGCCGCCAATGGGGGGGCGAGACGGTGATGCTGGCCGACGATGGCCTGCACCCCTCCGCGGCGATGTACACGCTGTGGCACCAGCGCGCGTTTGAGGTAACGCGCGTGCTGTGGGCGGAGCCGAGCCGCTGA
- a CDS encoding pyridoxal phosphate-dependent aminotransferase, whose amino-acid sequence MSTPPLKPLATRERLSEVRYEIRGELARRARELEAQGRKLIKLNIGNPGNFGFRAPEHLQRAIADDMGRTDPYTHQQGLPEAREAIAAAYARRGAPDAHPDRVFIGNGVSELIDLSLRALLNPGDEVLVPSPDYPLWSAATILNDGRPVYYRCAPENGFQPDPVEIEALVSSRTRAIVLINPNNPSGASYSRELLERIVAIAAKHNLLLMVDEIYDQILYDDAQFHAVAPLAGEHPCITFSGLSKVHRACGWRVGWAMLSGAAERLGEFRAAMDLLSALRLCANVPGQYAIDAAVNGPDTISPLCAPGGRLYETRRAVIEACDASEHLSLVAPAGALYAFPAVVGAAARSFDDHDFALELMNEEGVLVVPGSSFNVPYRHHFRVTLLPEPEVMRDVFARIDRALARRAEANTKVVPLKPRSAVA is encoded by the coding sequence ATGTCCACGCCCCCGCTGAAGCCGCTCGCCACCCGCGAGCGCCTGTCCGAAGTCCGCTACGAGATCCGGGGCGAACTGGCGCGACGAGCGCGGGAGCTGGAGGCCCAGGGCCGCAAGCTGATCAAGCTCAACATCGGCAACCCGGGCAATTTCGGGTTCCGTGCGCCGGAGCACCTGCAGCGCGCGATCGCCGACGACATGGGCCGCACCGATCCCTATACCCACCAGCAGGGCCTGCCGGAGGCGCGCGAAGCCATCGCCGCCGCGTACGCCCGGCGCGGCGCACCCGATGCGCACCCGGACCGGGTATTCATCGGCAACGGCGTCAGCGAGTTGATCGACCTGTCATTGCGCGCCCTGCTCAACCCGGGCGACGAAGTGCTGGTGCCCTCGCCCGATTACCCGCTGTGGTCGGCGGCGACCATCCTCAACGATGGCCGCCCGGTCTATTACCGCTGCGCGCCGGAGAACGGCTTCCAGCCCGACCCGGTCGAGATCGAGGCCCTGGTCTCCTCGCGCACCCGCGCGATCGTGCTGATCAACCCGAACAACCCCAGCGGCGCCAGCTACTCGCGCGAGCTGCTTGAGCGCATCGTCGCCATCGCGGCCAAGCACAACCTGCTGCTGATGGTCGATGAAATCTACGATCAGATCCTCTACGACGATGCGCAGTTCCATGCCGTCGCGCCGCTGGCCGGCGAGCACCCGTGCATCACCTTCAGCGGCCTGAGCAAGGTGCATCGCGCCTGCGGATGGCGGGTGGGCTGGGCGATGCTGTCCGGCGCGGCCGAGCGGCTGGGCGAGTTCCGCGCGGCGATGGACCTGCTCAGCGCGCTGCGCCTGTGCGCCAACGTGCCCGGCCAGTACGCCATCGACGCGGCGGTGAACGGGCCGGACACCATCTCGCCGCTGTGCGCGCCCGGTGGCCGCCTGTATGAAACCCGCCGCGCGGTGATCGAGGCCTGCGATGCCAGTGAGCATCTGTCGCTGGTGGCGCCGGCCGGCGCGCTGTATGCGTTCCCGGCGGTGGTCGGTGCGGCGGCACGCAGTTTCGACGACCATGATTTCGCGCTGGAACTGATGAACGAGGAAGGCGTGCTGGTGGTGCCGGGTTCGAGCTTCAACGTGCCCTACCGCCACCACTTCCGCGTGACCCTGCTGCCCGAGCCGGAGGTGATGCGCGATGTGTTCGCACGCATCGACCGCGCCCTGGCACGCCGTGCCGAGGCCAACACCAAGGTGGTGCCGCTCAAGCCGCGCAGCGCGGTGGCCTGA
- the rsgA gene encoding ribosome small subunit-dependent GTPase A, whose translation MGTMSEPTDYRALQTIGWPWPGGPELPAWQALFEQFPQARPGRVIEQHRTGYIVSDAPDAAIKTESPPEWQRPRFPSHERAAVGDWVLLEGIKIVALLPRRTAIKRGAAGEHYHQQVIAANIDTVFIVCGLDADFNPRRIERYLLLVGGGGAQPVVVLTKADQTEYSQDALDVLEELAAQNIPLLAINGKDPASASALLPWLAAGQTVVLVGSSGAGKSTLTNTLLGEERMKTADVRVNDSRGRHTTTHRALIPLPAGACLIDTPGMRELKPTGEEALSEGGFSDVEALSAQCRFRDCAHQREPGCAIRAAIEDGTLDEERLLNYFKLKEEVAAAAAKLAVRQAQQAIERKHVGKGAQWRPGGKGGRR comes from the coding sequence ATGGGCACGATGAGCGAACCCACTGATTACCGTGCCCTGCAGACCATCGGCTGGCCCTGGCCGGGCGGCCCTGAACTGCCGGCCTGGCAGGCCCTGTTCGAGCAGTTCCCGCAGGCGCGCCCGGGCCGGGTGATCGAGCAGCATCGCACCGGCTACATCGTGTCCGATGCGCCGGACGCGGCGATCAAGACCGAGTCGCCGCCGGAGTGGCAGCGCCCGCGCTTCCCCAGCCACGAGCGCGCGGCGGTGGGCGACTGGGTGCTGCTGGAGGGGATCAAGATCGTGGCCCTGCTGCCGCGGCGCACCGCGATCAAGCGTGGCGCGGCCGGCGAGCATTACCACCAGCAGGTGATCGCGGCCAACATCGATACGGTGTTCATCGTCTGCGGCCTGGATGCGGACTTCAATCCGCGCCGGATCGAACGCTACCTGCTGCTGGTCGGCGGGGGCGGCGCGCAGCCGGTGGTGGTGCTGACCAAGGCCGACCAGACCGAATACAGTCAGGACGCCCTGGACGTGCTGGAAGAACTGGCGGCGCAGAACATCCCGCTGCTGGCCATCAACGGCAAGGACCCGGCCAGTGCCTCGGCCCTGCTGCCGTGGCTGGCCGCCGGCCAGACCGTGGTGCTGGTGGGATCTTCCGGGGCCGGCAAGTCGACCCTGACCAATACGCTGCTGGGCGAGGAGCGGATGAAGACCGCCGATGTGCGCGTCAATGACTCGCGCGGGCGCCACACCACCACCCACCGCGCGCTGATCCCGCTGCCGGCCGGCGCCTGCCTGATCGATACCCCCGGCATGCGCGAACTCAAGCCGACCGGTGAGGAGGCCCTGAGCGAAGGCGGCTTCTCCGACGTGGAAGCCCTGTCGGCGCAATGCCGTTTCCGCGACTGCGCCCACCAGCGTGAGCCAGGCTGCGCGATCCGCGCGGCCATCGAGGACGGCACGCTGGATGAAGAGCGCCTGCTCAACTACTTCAAGCTGAAAGAAGAAGTGGCCGCCGCCGCTGCCAAGCTGGCCGTGCGCCAGGCGCAGCAGGCGATCGAACGCAAGCACGTGGGCAAGGGCGCCCAGTGGCGCCCGGGCGGTAAGGGCGGCCGGCGATAG
- a CDS encoding flavohemoglobin expression-modulating QEGLA motif protein, producing the protein MIVDRDVAHHTALDAQLVEAVGGIKLLGLTSWPAALQAPFLASVARGQPVLPQVDYPRLDFSDTRHRLAAISAQCDPDHPIGLYVQRSAHSWDQAAGLLESLGTAEVDRYSVELFGAPEQPLPGNGPSTRDAARHFIQIAQELDHELLAPEEQVPVSATALQLQLQSDLDAFFESRIITVQLDPELISKAAAGPNRIRLRTSARFSAYDRAQLFHHEALVHSLTALNGREQPHLPSLALSSPRVTATQEGLATFAEQITGSIDIERLKRISLRTEAIAMAREGADFIEVFRYFCAAGQNNEESFASAQRVFRGVPPSGGAAFTKDTVYLRGLVSVHTFFRHMLAEDRLQVCRWLFAGKMSLTDAIAFAPLFEEGILRPPRWLPHWVSRANGLAGMLAFSLFANRIRMDQLAPE; encoded by the coding sequence ATGATCGTGGATCGTGACGTTGCCCACCACACCGCGCTCGATGCCCAACTGGTCGAGGCGGTGGGCGGGATCAAACTGCTGGGATTGACCAGCTGGCCGGCCGCGCTGCAGGCCCCGTTCCTGGCCAGCGTCGCCCGCGGCCAGCCGGTGCTGCCGCAGGTCGATTACCCCCGGCTCGATTTCAGCGATACCCGCCACCGGCTGGCCGCGATCAGCGCCCAATGCGATCCCGACCATCCCATCGGCCTGTATGTGCAGCGCTCGGCGCACAGCTGGGACCAGGCCGCCGGCCTGCTCGAATCGCTGGGCACCGCCGAGGTCGACCGTTATTCGGTGGAGTTGTTCGGCGCGCCGGAGCAGCCATTGCCAGGCAATGGACCCAGTACCCGCGATGCTGCCCGCCACTTCATCCAGATCGCGCAGGAGCTGGACCACGAACTGCTCGCACCCGAAGAGCAGGTGCCGGTCTCGGCCACTGCGCTGCAGCTGCAGTTGCAGAGCGATCTGGATGCTTTCTTCGAGTCGCGCATCATCACCGTGCAGCTGGACCCGGAGCTGATTTCCAAGGCCGCCGCCGGCCCCAACCGGATCCGCCTGCGCACCAGTGCCCGCTTCAGCGCCTATGACCGCGCGCAGCTGTTCCACCATGAAGCACTGGTGCACTCGCTGACCGCACTCAACGGACGCGAGCAGCCGCACCTGCCCAGCCTGGCGCTGTCCTCGCCGCGGGTCACCGCCACTCAGGAGGGGCTGGCCACGTTCGCCGAACAGATCACCGGCAGCATCGACATCGAGCGCCTCAAGCGCATCAGCCTGCGTACCGAAGCCATCGCGATGGCACGCGAGGGCGCCGATTTCATCGAGGTGTTCCGCTATTTCTGCGCGGCGGGGCAGAACAACGAAGAGAGCTTTGCCTCGGCCCAGCGCGTGTTCCGCGGCGTGCCGCCGAGCGGCGGCGCAGCCTTCACCAAGGACACCGTGTACCTGCGCGGGCTGGTCTCGGTGCACACCTTCTTCCGCCACATGCTGGCCGAAGACCGCCTGCAGGTCTGCCGCTGGTTGTTTGCCGGCAAGATGTCGCTCACCGATGCGATCGCGTTCGCGCCGCTGTTCGAAGAGGGCATCCTGCGCCCGCCGCGCTGGCTCCCGCACTGGGTCAGCCGCGCGAATGGGCTGGCCGGAATGCTCGCCTTCTCGCTGTTCGCCAACCGCATCCGCATGGACCAGCTCGCCCCCGAGTAG
- a CDS encoding TonB-dependent receptor gives MLTRPLTIAVALALCAANAHAVDVDATAAANVALSAQTLDTVSVIGQGETRQVQRITAVDKEVLPPGTSGQKILDRLPGVSVQSNDAFGANEESQTISLRGFDKSRLGYTLDGIPLGDNSYGNYNGLSIARALIAENLAGAELSQGIGSLGVASTSNLGGTIQYFSQDPSTEFGGKASVTVGDDNQRRGYLRVDTGDIHGFSAYVSGVHQDADMWAEPNQNQTTRQFNAKAIWNVGDNRFGAFAATSRVSQANYAYLSKSMLARGLGWDWNIYAPDWDRAVAAAYCAPGTYNAQKCAFTGGVNSIDDAYYQSRALRDDNLYSLDADLALGDSARLKLLGYHHENRGQGHWWAPGQPSNPGTPEMLPISIRSTNYTINRQGITAALSWQWGIHSLEAGLWYERNDHNVERNFYYITGPFLDDGYLNHPDRRLFDQDFDIRTRQFYVQDRMRFLDDRLTVDVGIKSPNTRMTANAKPGTEASYASGTLTAKESVLPQAGIGFKLSPNQEVFASYSENIAAFVGGGSGGPLQVSPESFAASAGLEPEKSKTLEAGFRTFGEKYQASIAAYHVMFDNRLLSLNPCTSIEVGTRPECITRFINVGSVKSRGAELTFILKPMDGLQWYNALSWNKTTYEDNYTSGGAIVPVAGKITVDTPERMASSEISWNRDGFFASLRAKYTGKRYYTYTNDQSVPGVTTFDAGMGYSFGPGMGLRDIKVSLNATNLTNKRYAGQLSSFAPTDPTGTRYAIHASAPRQLFMTVAAEF, from the coding sequence ATGCTTACCCGACCCCTGACGATCGCGGTGGCGCTCGCGCTGTGCGCCGCCAACGCCCACGCTGTCGATGTAGACGCCACCGCCGCTGCCAACGTCGCGCTCAGCGCGCAGACCCTGGACACCGTTTCGGTGATCGGCCAGGGCGAGACCCGCCAGGTGCAGCGGATTACCGCCGTGGACAAGGAAGTGCTGCCGCCGGGTACCAGCGGCCAGAAGATCCTCGACCGCCTGCCGGGCGTCTCCGTGCAGTCCAATGATGCCTTCGGCGCCAATGAAGAATCGCAGACGATCAGCCTGCGTGGCTTCGACAAGAGCCGCCTGGGCTACACGCTGGACGGCATCCCGCTGGGTGACAACAGCTACGGCAACTACAACGGCCTGAGCATCGCGCGTGCGCTGATCGCCGAGAACCTGGCCGGCGCCGAGCTGTCGCAGGGCATCGGCTCGTTGGGCGTGGCCTCCACCAGCAACCTCGGTGGCACCATCCAGTACTTCTCGCAGGACCCGTCCACCGAGTTTGGCGGCAAGGCCAGTGTCACCGTGGGCGATGACAACCAGCGCCGTGGCTACCTGCGCGTGGACACCGGCGATATCCATGGCTTCTCTGCCTACGTGTCCGGCGTGCACCAGGACGCGGATATGTGGGCCGAGCCGAACCAGAACCAGACCACCCGCCAGTTCAATGCCAAGGCGATCTGGAACGTGGGTGACAACCGCTTCGGCGCGTTCGCCGCGACCTCGCGCGTGAGCCAGGCCAACTACGCCTACCTCTCCAAGAGCATGTTGGCACGCGGCCTGGGCTGGGACTGGAACATCTACGCGCCGGACTGGGATCGCGCCGTCGCCGCCGCCTATTGCGCACCAGGCACCTACAACGCCCAGAAGTGTGCGTTCACCGGTGGCGTCAACAGCATCGATGATGCGTACTACCAGAGCCGCGCCCTGCGTGATGACAACCTGTATTCGCTCGATGCCGACCTCGCCCTGGGCGACAGCGCCCGCCTGAAGCTGCTCGGCTATCACCACGAGAACCGCGGCCAGGGCCACTGGTGGGCACCGGGCCAGCCGTCCAACCCAGGCACGCCGGAGATGCTGCCGATCTCCATCCGCAGCACCAACTACACCATCAACCGCCAGGGCATCACCGCCGCGCTGAGCTGGCAGTGGGGCATCCATTCGCTGGAAGCAGGGCTGTGGTACGAGCGCAACGACCACAACGTGGAGCGCAACTTCTACTACATCACCGGTCCGTTCCTGGATGACGGCTACCTCAACCACCCGGACCGCCGCCTGTTCGACCAGGACTTCGACATCCGCACGCGCCAGTTCTACGTGCAGGACCGCATGCGCTTCCTGGACGACCGCCTGACCGTGGATGTGGGCATCAAGAGCCCGAACACCCGCATGACCGCCAATGCGAAGCCGGGCACCGAAGCCAGCTACGCCTCCGGCACCCTGACCGCCAAGGAATCGGTGCTGCCGCAGGCCGGTATCGGCTTCAAGCTGAGCCCGAACCAGGAAGTATTCGCCTCGTACTCGGAGAACATCGCCGCCTTCGTCGGTGGCGGCAGCGGTGGCCCGCTGCAGGTCTCGCCGGAGTCCTTCGCCGCCAGCGCCGGGCTGGAGCCGGAGAAGTCCAAGACGCTGGAAGCGGGCTTCCGCACCTTCGGCGAGAAGTACCAGGCCTCGATCGCGGCCTACCACGTGATGTTCGACAACCGCCTGCTCTCGCTCAACCCGTGCACCAGCATCGAAGTGGGTACGCGACCGGAGTGCATCACGCGCTTCATCAACGTCGGTTCGGTGAAGAGCCGCGGTGCGGAACTGACCTTCATCCTCAAGCCGATGGACGGCCTGCAGTGGTACAACGCGCTCTCGTGGAACAAGACCACCTACGAGGACAACTACACCTCGGGCGGTGCGATCGTGCCGGTGGCCGGGAAGATCACGGTCGATACGCCCGAGCGCATGGCCTCCAGTGAAATCAGCTGGAACCGCGATGGCTTCTTCGCCAGCCTGCGCGCGAAGTACACGGGCAAGCGGTATTACACCTACACCAACGACCAGTCGGTGCCGGGTGTGACCACCTTCGATGCGGGCATGGGGTACTCGTTCGGGCCGGGCATGGGCCTGCGCGACATCAAGGTCTCGCTCAACGCAACCAACCTGACCAACAAGCGCTACGCCGGCCAGCTCAGTTCGTTCGCCCCGACCGACCCGACCGGCACCCGATACGCGATCCACGCCAGCGCGCCGCGCCAGCTGTTCATGACGGTCGCTGCGGAGTTCTGA
- the phbB gene encoding acetoacetyl-CoA reductase translates to MTLRIAYVTSAMGSVGTAICQKLARNGHTVVAGCAPNSPRKAAWLREQRELGFDFIASEGNAADWASTVAAFAKVKAEVGEIDVLVNNAGGSRDVLFRQMSPDDWNAVMGSNLHALFNITKQVIDGMSTRGWGRIVNIGSVSAHKGQIGQVNFATAKAAMHGFSRALANEVATRGVTVNTISPGYIASQSISSFPPDVLDRLAGSVPIRRLGKPEEVASLCAWLASDDAAYVTGADYAVNGGLHMF, encoded by the coding sequence ATGACTCTTCGCATCGCCTACGTCACCAGCGCCATGGGCAGTGTCGGCACTGCCATCTGCCAGAAGCTGGCCCGCAACGGCCACACCGTGGTGGCCGGCTGCGCACCCAATTCGCCGCGCAAGGCTGCCTGGCTGCGCGAACAGCGCGAGCTCGGGTTCGATTTCATCGCCTCGGAGGGCAACGCAGCGGACTGGGCCTCCACGGTGGCGGCGTTTGCGAAAGTGAAAGCCGAGGTGGGCGAGATCGACGTGCTGGTCAACAACGCCGGGGGCAGCCGCGACGTGTTGTTCCGCCAGATGAGCCCGGACGACTGGAATGCAGTGATGGGGTCCAACCTGCACGCGCTGTTCAACATCACCAAGCAGGTGATCGATGGCATGAGCACGCGCGGCTGGGGCCGGATCGTGAACATCGGCTCGGTCAGTGCGCACAAGGGCCAGATCGGCCAGGTGAACTTCGCGACGGCAAAGGCGGCGATGCATGGTTTCAGCCGGGCGCTGGCCAATGAGGTGGCAACGCGCGGGGTGACGGTGAATACGATTTCGCCCGGGTATATCGCGAGCCAGTCGATCAGCAGTTTCCCGCCGGATGTACTGGATCGCCTGGCGGGGTCGGTGCCGATCCGTCGTCTGGGCAAGCCGGAGGAGGTGGCCAGTCTGTGCGCGTGGTTGGCGTCGGATGACGCGGCGTATGTGACGGGTGCGGATTATGCAGTGAATGGTGGTCTGCACATGTTCTGA
- a CDS encoding CitMHS family transporter, whose amino-acid sequence MLSILGFGMVITFMYLIMSKRLSPLVALITIPILFALIGGFAAGIDDMMLEGIKKIAPTGVMLMFAILYFGVMIDAGLFDPLVRIILRFVKGDPMKIVLGTAILAMLISLDGDGSTTYMITVSAMLPLYQRLGMNALNMTCVTILAGGVMNLTPWGGPTARAATALHVDPADVFVPLIPSMVIACAGVLVLAWYLGMKERRRLGVVTLPQGGSWMDNSVSDDGNTLPTVEDAEDIKRPKLLWVNLGLTIALMTALIMGLLPMPVLFMVGFAIALVINYPNLAEQRRRVVNHAGNVLSVVSLIFAAGIFTGILNNTGMVEAMSHSFLAVIPDSWGPYLAVITALASMPFTFFMSNDAFYFGVLPILSEAAGNYGITPVEMARASLAGQPVHLLSPLVPSTYLLVGLAKVEFADHQKFTLKWAIGISLLLMFGGLLFGLYPLAS is encoded by the coding sequence ATGCTGAGCATCCTCGGCTTTGGCATGGTCATTACATTCATGTACTTGATCATGAGCAAGCGGCTCTCGCCGCTGGTTGCCCTCATCACCATTCCGATCCTGTTCGCGCTGATCGGCGGCTTCGCAGCCGGTATCGACGACATGATGCTGGAAGGCATCAAGAAGATCGCGCCGACCGGCGTGATGTTGATGTTCGCCATCCTGTACTTCGGGGTGATGATCGATGCCGGGCTGTTCGATCCGCTGGTGCGGATCATCCTGCGCTTCGTCAAGGGCGACCCGATGAAGATCGTGCTCGGCACCGCCATCCTGGCGATGCTGATCTCGCTCGACGGCGATGGCTCGACCACCTACATGATCACCGTGTCGGCGATGCTTCCGCTGTATCAGCGGCTGGGCATGAACGCGTTGAACATGACCTGCGTGACCATCCTCGCCGGCGGCGTGATGAACCTCACCCCGTGGGGTGGCCCGACCGCGCGTGCCGCCACCGCGCTGCACGTGGACCCGGCCGACGTGTTCGTGCCGCTGATCCCCTCGATGGTGATTGCCTGCGCCGGCGTGCTGGTCCTGGCCTGGTACCTGGGCATGAAGGAGCGCCGCCGCCTGGGCGTGGTCACCCTGCCGCAGGGCGGCAGCTGGATGGACAACAGCGTCTCCGATGATGGCAACACCCTGCCGACCGTGGAAGACGCCGAAGACATCAAGCGGCCGAAGCTGCTGTGGGTCAATCTGGGCCTGACCATCGCCCTGATGACCGCGCTGATCATGGGCCTGCTGCCGATGCCGGTGCTGTTCATGGTCGGCTTCGCGATCGCCCTGGTCATCAACTACCCGAACCTGGCCGAGCAGCGCCGCCGCGTGGTCAACCACGCCGGCAACGTGCTGTCGGTGGTGTCGCTGATCTTCGCGGCCGGCATCTTCACCGGCATCCTCAACAACACCGGCATGGTCGAGGCGATGTCGCACAGCTTCCTGGCGGTCATTCCCGACAGCTGGGGTCCGTACCTGGCGGTGATCACCGCGTTGGCCTCGATGCCCTTCACCTTCTTCATGTCCAACGACGCCTTCTATTTCGGCGTGCTGCCGATCCTGTCCGAGGCGGCCGGCAACTACGGCATCACCCCGGTGGAAATGGCGCGTGCCTCGCTGGCCGGCCAACCGGTGCATCTGCTCAGCCCGCTGGTGCCCTCGACCTATCTGCTGGTCGGCCTGGCCAAGGTGGAGTTCGCCGACCACCAGAAGTTCACCCTGAAATGGGCCATCGGCATTTCGCTGCTGCTGATGTTCGGTGGGCTGCTGTTCGGTCTGTATCCGCTTGCGTCCTGA
- a CDS encoding porin — translation MELNALRCCLPAACTLLLAAPAWAADDRDDERPVTASLGGRLHLDFADFHNDRRGIPNKDDTEIRRAWLDVSGKFFVVDYKMEADFSGDRVEAKDVLVSRSFGEAGKLTVGQFKQFFSLDDRTSSNYGTFLERGNAGTTLAPLYRLGASWQAARGDMTWAASAYSLESIDAWQVKGRAAGGRATWAPGATAGDVLHLGLSLAHERYDNPGANGVPALRIRPRPAGHLSDNSRLTLVDFSAGRDTDVNKWSLEYAQVNGPLSWQGEFSGATFDDGSQRGKVLAGYGLVSWFVTGESRVYDRKTGRFGRVKDFQHRAGAFELALRYDQMRGDQHLIGQPDLRDGQTEAWTLGGNWYMRPNLRFMLNLIESRNRDRLADATVDRTRAVTGRLQYDF, via the coding sequence ATGGAACTGAACGCATTGCGCTGCTGTCTGCCGGCTGCCTGCACGCTGTTGTTGGCCGCGCCGGCCTGGGCCGCCGACGACCGTGATGACGAGCGCCCGGTCACCGCCAGCCTCGGCGGCCGCCTGCACCTGGATTTCGCCGATTTCCACAACGACCGCCGCGGTATCCCGAACAAAGACGACACCGAGATCCGCCGCGCGTGGCTTGACGTATCCGGCAAGTTCTTCGTGGTCGACTACAAGATGGAAGCGGATTTCTCCGGCGACCGGGTCGAGGCCAAGGACGTGCTCGTCAGCCGCAGCTTCGGCGAAGCAGGCAAGCTGACCGTGGGCCAGTTCAAGCAGTTCTTCTCGCTGGATGACCGCACCAGCTCCAACTACGGCACCTTCCTGGAGCGCGGCAACGCCGGCACCACGCTGGCCCCGCTGTATCGCCTCGGCGCGTCCTGGCAGGCTGCACGCGGCGACATGACGTGGGCGGCCAGCGCCTACAGCCTGGAGAGCATCGACGCATGGCAGGTCAAAGGCCGTGCCGCCGGTGGCCGCGCTACCTGGGCGCCGGGCGCCACCGCCGGCGACGTGCTGCACCTGGGCCTCTCGCTGGCCCATGAGCGCTACGACAACCCGGGCGCGAACGGCGTGCCTGCCCTGCGCATCCGCCCGCGCCCGGCCGGCCACCTCTCCGATAACAGCCGCCTGACCCTGGTCGATTTCTCGGCCGGGCGCGATACCGACGTCAACAAGTGGTCGCTGGAATACGCTCAGGTGAACGGGCCGCTGTCCTGGCAGGGCGAGTTCAGCGGCGCCACCTTCGACGATGGCAGCCAGCGCGGCAAGGTGCTGGCCGGCTACGGCCTGGTCAGCTGGTTCGTCACCGGCGAATCGCGCGTGTACGACCGCAAGACCGGGCGCTTTGGCCGGGTCAAGGATTTCCAGCACCGGGCCGGCGCGTTCGAACTGGCCCTGCGCTACGACCAGATGCGCGGCGACCAGCACCTGATCGGCCAGCCCGACCTGCGTGACGGCCAGACCGAAGCCTGGACGCTGGGCGGCAACTGGTACATGCGCCCGAACCTGCGCTTCATGCTCAACCTGATCGAAAGCCGCAACCGCGACCGTCTGGCCGACGCCACCGTGGACCGCACCCGTGCCGTGACCGGCCGCCTGCAGTACGACTTCTGA
- a CDS encoding response regulator transcription factor, whose translation MRILLVEDNPDLADAIVRRMRRSGHAVDWQSDGLAAASVLRYQSFDLVVLDIGLPKLDGLRVLAGMRERGDSTPVLMLTARDGIEDRVQALDVGADDYLGKPFDFREFEARCRVLLRRTRGQASEVVQIGGFQFDNAAHRVSLDGQPIELPNREYRLLEILMGRLGQVVGKDEIGNGLFGFDDEAGPNAIELYVGRLRRKLADAPLRIVTVRGSGYLLEAHDATPDGSRPDGG comes from the coding sequence ATGCGCATCCTGCTGGTGGAAGACAACCCGGACCTGGCCGACGCGATCGTCCGCCGCATGCGCCGCAGTGGGCATGCCGTGGACTGGCAGAGCGACGGGCTGGCCGCGGCGAGCGTGCTGCGTTACCAGAGCTTCGATCTGGTCGTGCTCGATATCGGCCTGCCCAAGCTGGACGGTCTGCGCGTGCTGGCCGGCATGCGCGAGCGCGGCGACAGCACGCCGGTGCTGATGCTCACCGCGCGTGACGGGATCGAAGATCGCGTGCAGGCGCTGGATGTCGGCGCGGATGATTACCTCGGCAAACCGTTCGATTTCCGCGAGTTCGAGGCGCGCTGCCGCGTGCTGCTGCGCCGCACCCGCGGGCAGGCCAGCGAGGTGGTGCAGATTGGTGGCTTCCAGTTCGACAACGCCGCGCACCGGGTCAGCCTGGACGGCCAGCCGATCGAGCTGCCCAACCGCGAGTACCGCCTGCTTGAGATCCTGATGGGGAGGCTGGGGCAGGTGGTGGGCAAGGACGAGATCGGCAACGGCCTGTTCGGCTTCGATGACGAGGCCGGCCCGAACGCGATCGAACTCTACGTCGGTCGCCTGCGGCGCAAGCTGGCCGATGCACCGCTGCGCATCGTCACCGTACGCGGCAGCGGCTATCTGCTCGAAGCACACGACGCCACGCCCGATGGCAGCCGTCCCGATGGCGGGTGA